One window of Ziziphus jujuba cultivar Dongzao chromosome 5, ASM3175591v1 genomic DNA carries:
- the LOC107421441 gene encoding uncharacterized protein LOC107421441 isoform X1, whose amino-acid sequence MENDLKEGEGEKEFPCDSSLNKVDPGKPASLTWQRKLNYNGNMPSEFNVSFKESMHMISMGFRLWRYGKEEAANGRLPIFDMFTKRSVTCHHGIPLGGIGAGSIGRSYRGEFQEFQLFPLTFEDSPVLANQFSVFVSRPNGEKFSTVLCSRSPEVPKEAKSPGIESWDWNMNAEKCTYHALYPRAWTIYDGTPDPELEIVSRQVSPFIPHNYKESSFPVSVFTFTLSNKGRTSANVTLNFTWANSVGGDSGNSGHHFNSKMMTEDGVHGVLLHHKTAKGHPPVTFAIAAEETADVHISKCPCFVISGDSQGIITAEDMWHEIKKYGSFDHLDSNEKLMPSKPGSSIGAAIAASLSIPSGAAKTVTFSLAWDCPEVRFSGKTYHSRYTKFYGSNGDAAENIARDAIIEHAKWESQIEAWQRPILEDKRLPEWYPITLFNELYYLNAGGTIWTDGLPPMQSFIALGRRKFSIDCSKLNSKDTINGLHENDTAIQILERMSSVFEQIHTPETANPAFGTSLLQSDEENIGQFLYLEGKEYLMWNTYDVHFYSSYALLMLFPKIELSIQRDFAAAVMMHDPGLMKIMSDGKRVPRKILGAVPHDMGLNDPWFEINAYNLFNSAKWKDLNSKFVLQVYRDMVATGDKNFAKAVWPSVYMAMAFMDQFDKDGDGMIENEGFPDQTYDAWPVTGVSAYCGGLWLAALQAASAMAHELGDHASANYFLVRYQKAKGVYDTLWNGSYFNYDNSGGSCSASIQADQMAGQWYSRACGLSPIVDEHKVRSALEKVYNFNVLKVKGGSRGAVNGMLPDGRVDMTGMQSREIWPGVTYSVAATMIQEGMVDMAFQTAAGIHEAAWSQQGLGYSFQTPEGWNTDDQYRALGYMRPLAIWAMQWALSSPKPLKTQTKLEPMEAHLYSTQHARFSNVASVLKLPKEEDDKSFLQIVYDFTCRRFLL is encoded by the exons ATGGAAAATGATTTGAAAGAAGGAGAAGGTGAAAAAGAATTTCCCTGTGATTCTTCTCTAAACAAG GTTGATCCTGGGAAGCCTGCTTCACTTACTTGGCAAAGGAAGTTgaattataatggaaatatgCCTTCAGAGTTCAATGTTTCATTTAAAGAGTCAATGCATATG ATTTCAATGGGGTTTCGATTATGGCGATATGGCAAAGAAGAAGCCGCAAATGGAAGA ctACCAATATTCGACATGTTCACAAAGAGGTCCGTCACATGTCATCATGGCATTCCTTTAGGTGGAAttgg TGCAGGAAGTATTGGAAGAAGTTACAGAGGGGAGTTTCAAGAGTTCCAGCTATTTCCTTTGACATTTGAAGACAGTCCAGTTTTAGCAAACCAGTTTTCT GTTTTCGTTTCACGGCCCAACGGTGAGAAGTTTTCAACTGTATTATGCTCAAGGAGCCCGGAGGTGCCAAA AGAAGCTAAATCCCCTGGCATTGAATCTTGGGATTGGAATATGAATGCTGAGAAATGTACATACCATGCTTTGTATCCAAGGGCTTGGACAATATATGATG GTACACCTGATCCAGAACTTGAAATTGTTTCACGTCAAGTCTCTCCATTTATTCCCCACAATTACAAGGAAAGCAGTTTCCCTGTATCGGTATTTACCTTCACG CTATCTAATAAAGGAAGAACATCtgcaaatgttaccttgaattttacaTGGGCT AATTCTGTCGGTGGAGACTCTGGAAATTCAGGTCATCACTTCAACTCAAAGATGAT GACAGAAGATGGAGTGCATGGTGTACTTTTACATCACAA AACTGCAAAAGGACACCCTCCTGTTACTTTTGCCATTGCAGCAGAGGAAACCGCTGATGTCCATATCTCGAAATGTCCTTGCTTTGTAATATCCGGTGATTCCCAAGGCATCATCACAGCAGAAGATATGTGGCATGAAATAAAAAAG TATGGATCGTTTGACCACCTAGATAGCAATGAGAAGTTGATGCCTTCGAAACCAGGATCATCTATTGGAGCAGCCATTGCAGCCTCTTTGAGTATCCCTTCTGGTGCTGCAAAGACTGTCACGTTTTCTCTGGCTTGGGACTGCCCAGAAGTGAGATTTAGTGGAAAAACTTACCACAG CCGCTACACAAAATTTTATGGTTCTAATGGAGATGCGGCAGAAAACATTGCACGCGATGCCATCATTG AACATGCCAAGTGGGAATCCCAGATAGAAGCATGGCAAAGGCCAATTCTAGAAGACAAAAGACTTCCTGAATG GTATCCAATCACTCTCTTCAATGAGCTCTATTATCTCAACGCAGGGGGGACAATTTGGACAG ATGGATTGCCTCCAATGCAAAGTTTCATAGCCCTTGGCAGGAGAAAATTTTCCATTGATTGTtctaaattaaattcaaaagatACCATTAACGGTTTACATGAAAATGACACCGCTATACAAATTCTCGAAAGGATGAGTTCTGTATTTGAGCAAATACATACTCCAGAAACAGCAAATCCTGCTTTTGGCACCAGTTTGCTCCAAAGTGATGAAGAAAATATTGGACAGTTTCTTTATCTTGAAGGAAAAGAATACCTTATGTGGAACACTTACGATGTTCATTTTTACTCCTCCTATGCATTGCTCATGCTATTCCCGAAAATCGAACTCAGCATCCAAAGAGACTTTGCAGCAGCAGTGATGATGCATGATCCTGGCCTGATGAAAATCATGAGTGATGGAAAACGTGTTCCACGAAAGATTCTTGGTGCTGTTCCTCATGATATGGGACTAAATGATCCTTGGTTTGAAATAAATGCTTATAACCTATTTAATTCAGCTAAATGGAAAGATTTGAATTCCAAGTTTGTTCTTCAAGTTTACAGGGATATGGTTGCTACTGGTGATAAGAATTTTGCCAAAGCTGTTTGGCCCTCAGTTTATATGGCAATGGCTTTTATGGATCAATTTGATAAGGACGGAGATGGGATGATCGAAAATGAAGGCTTTCCGGACCAGACTTATGATGCATGGCCTGTTACTGGTGTGAGTGCATATTGTGGTGGCCTTTGGTTAGCAGCCCTCCAAGCTGCTTCAGCAATGGCACATGAACTCGGTGATCATGCATCTGCAAATTACTTTTTGGTTAGATATCAAAAGGCAAAAGGTGTATATGACACATTATGGAATGGTTCATACTTCAATTATGACAATAGTGGTGGTAGCTGCAGTGCATCTATTCAAGCTGATCAAATGGCAGGACAATG GTACAGCAGAGCATGTGGTCTGTCTCCAATTGTGGATGAACACAAAGTGAGGAGTGCACTTGAGAAAGTCTACAATTTCAATGTCTTGAAGGTTAAGGGTGGTTCACGTGGAGCAGTGAACGGGATGCTGCCGGATGGAAGAGTTGACATGACTGGAATGCAATCGAGAGAAATTTGGCCTGGTGTAACATATTCTGTTGCTGCTACAATGATTCAAGAGGGAATGGTGGACATGGCATTTCAAACTGCAGCTGGTATTCATGAAGCAGCCTGGTCTCAACAAGGTCTTGG TTATTCTTTTCAGACCCCAGAGGGTTGGAATACCGATGACCAATATAGAGCTCTTGGTTATATGAGACCATTGGCCATATGGGCAATGCAGTGGGCTTTGTCAAGTCCCAAACCCCTCAAGACACAAACAAAACTTGAACCCATGGAAGCCCATTTATACTCCACACAACATGCAAGATTTTCAAATGTTGCAAGCGTTTTAAAGTTGCCCAAGGAAGAAGATGATAAAAGCTTCTTGCAGATTGTTTATGATTTCACTTGCAGAAGATTTTTACTctaa
- the LOC107421441 gene encoding uncharacterized protein LOC107421441 isoform X3, whose protein sequence is MNAEKCTYHALYPRAWTIYDGTPDPELEIVSRQVSPFIPHNYKESSFPVSVFTFTLSNKGRTSANVTLNFTWANSVGGDSGNSGHHFNSKMMTEDGVHGVLLHHKTAKGHPPVTFAIAAEETADVHISKCPCFVISGDSQGIITAEDMWHEIKKYGSFDHLDSNEKLMPSKPGSSIGAAIAASLSIPSGAAKTVTFSLAWDCPEVRFSGKTYHSRYTKFYGSNGDAAENIARDAIIEHAKWESQIEAWQRPILEDKRLPEWYPITLFNELYYLNAGGTIWTDGLPPMQSFIALGRRKFSIDCSKLNSKDTINGLHENDTAIQILERMSSVFEQIHTPETANPAFGTSLLQSDEENIGQFLYLEGKEYLMWNTYDVHFYSSYALLMLFPKIELSIQRDFAAAVMMHDPGLMKIMSDGKRVPRKILGAVPHDMGLNDPWFEINAYNLFNSAKWKDLNSKFVLQVYRDMVATGDKNFAKAVWPSVYMAMAFMDQFDKDGDGMIENEGFPDQTYDAWPVTGVSAYCGGLWLAALQAASAMAHELGDHASANYFLVRYQKAKGVYDTLWNGSYFNYDNSGGSCSASIQADQMAGQWYSRACGLSPIVDEHKVRSALEKVYNFNVLKVKGGSRGAVNGMLPDGRVDMTGMQSREIWPGVTYSVAATMIQEGMVDMAFQTAAGIHEAAWSQQGLGYSFQTPEGWNTDDQYRALGYMRPLAIWAMQWALSSPKPLKTQTKLEPMEAHLYSTQHARFSNVASVLKLPKEEDDKSFLQIVYDFTCRRFLL, encoded by the exons ATGAATGCTGAGAAATGTACATACCATGCTTTGTATCCAAGGGCTTGGACAATATATGATG GTACACCTGATCCAGAACTTGAAATTGTTTCACGTCAAGTCTCTCCATTTATTCCCCACAATTACAAGGAAAGCAGTTTCCCTGTATCGGTATTTACCTTCACG CTATCTAATAAAGGAAGAACATCtgcaaatgttaccttgaattttacaTGGGCT AATTCTGTCGGTGGAGACTCTGGAAATTCAGGTCATCACTTCAACTCAAAGATGAT GACAGAAGATGGAGTGCATGGTGTACTTTTACATCACAA AACTGCAAAAGGACACCCTCCTGTTACTTTTGCCATTGCAGCAGAGGAAACCGCTGATGTCCATATCTCGAAATGTCCTTGCTTTGTAATATCCGGTGATTCCCAAGGCATCATCACAGCAGAAGATATGTGGCATGAAATAAAAAAG TATGGATCGTTTGACCACCTAGATAGCAATGAGAAGTTGATGCCTTCGAAACCAGGATCATCTATTGGAGCAGCCATTGCAGCCTCTTTGAGTATCCCTTCTGGTGCTGCAAAGACTGTCACGTTTTCTCTGGCTTGGGACTGCCCAGAAGTGAGATTTAGTGGAAAAACTTACCACAG CCGCTACACAAAATTTTATGGTTCTAATGGAGATGCGGCAGAAAACATTGCACGCGATGCCATCATTG AACATGCCAAGTGGGAATCCCAGATAGAAGCATGGCAAAGGCCAATTCTAGAAGACAAAAGACTTCCTGAATG GTATCCAATCACTCTCTTCAATGAGCTCTATTATCTCAACGCAGGGGGGACAATTTGGACAG ATGGATTGCCTCCAATGCAAAGTTTCATAGCCCTTGGCAGGAGAAAATTTTCCATTGATTGTtctaaattaaattcaaaagatACCATTAACGGTTTACATGAAAATGACACCGCTATACAAATTCTCGAAAGGATGAGTTCTGTATTTGAGCAAATACATACTCCAGAAACAGCAAATCCTGCTTTTGGCACCAGTTTGCTCCAAAGTGATGAAGAAAATATTGGACAGTTTCTTTATCTTGAAGGAAAAGAATACCTTATGTGGAACACTTACGATGTTCATTTTTACTCCTCCTATGCATTGCTCATGCTATTCCCGAAAATCGAACTCAGCATCCAAAGAGACTTTGCAGCAGCAGTGATGATGCATGATCCTGGCCTGATGAAAATCATGAGTGATGGAAAACGTGTTCCACGAAAGATTCTTGGTGCTGTTCCTCATGATATGGGACTAAATGATCCTTGGTTTGAAATAAATGCTTATAACCTATTTAATTCAGCTAAATGGAAAGATTTGAATTCCAAGTTTGTTCTTCAAGTTTACAGGGATATGGTTGCTACTGGTGATAAGAATTTTGCCAAAGCTGTTTGGCCCTCAGTTTATATGGCAATGGCTTTTATGGATCAATTTGATAAGGACGGAGATGGGATGATCGAAAATGAAGGCTTTCCGGACCAGACTTATGATGCATGGCCTGTTACTGGTGTGAGTGCATATTGTGGTGGCCTTTGGTTAGCAGCCCTCCAAGCTGCTTCAGCAATGGCACATGAACTCGGTGATCATGCATCTGCAAATTACTTTTTGGTTAGATATCAAAAGGCAAAAGGTGTATATGACACATTATGGAATGGTTCATACTTCAATTATGACAATAGTGGTGGTAGCTGCAGTGCATCTATTCAAGCTGATCAAATGGCAGGACAATG GTACAGCAGAGCATGTGGTCTGTCTCCAATTGTGGATGAACACAAAGTGAGGAGTGCACTTGAGAAAGTCTACAATTTCAATGTCTTGAAGGTTAAGGGTGGTTCACGTGGAGCAGTGAACGGGATGCTGCCGGATGGAAGAGTTGACATGACTGGAATGCAATCGAGAGAAATTTGGCCTGGTGTAACATATTCTGTTGCTGCTACAATGATTCAAGAGGGAATGGTGGACATGGCATTTCAAACTGCAGCTGGTATTCATGAAGCAGCCTGGTCTCAACAAGGTCTTGG TTATTCTTTTCAGACCCCAGAGGGTTGGAATACCGATGACCAATATAGAGCTCTTGGTTATATGAGACCATTGGCCATATGGGCAATGCAGTGGGCTTTGTCAAGTCCCAAACCCCTCAAGACACAAACAAAACTTGAACCCATGGAAGCCCATTTATACTCCACACAACATGCAAGATTTTCAAATGTTGCAAGCGTTTTAAAGTTGCCCAAGGAAGAAGATGATAAAAGCTTCTTGCAGATTGTTTATGATTTCACTTGCAGAAGATTTTTACTctaa
- the LOC107421441 gene encoding uncharacterized protein LOC107421441 isoform X2: protein MENDLKEGEGEKEFPCDSSLNKVDPGKPASLTWQRKLNYNGNMPSEFNVSFKESMHMISMGFRLWRYGKEEAANGRLPIFDMFTKRSVTCHHGIPLGGIGAGSIGRSYRGEFQEFQLFPLTFEDSPVLANQFSVFVSRPNGEKFSTVLCSRSPEVPKEAKSPGIESWDWNMNAEKCTYHALYPRAWTIYDGTPDPELEIVSRQVSPFIPHNYKESSFPVSVFTFTLSNKGRTSANVTLNFTWANSVGGDSGNSGHHFNSKMMTEDGVHGVLLHHKTAKGHPPVTFAIAAEETADVHISKCPCFVISGDSQGIITAEDMWHEIKKYGSFDHLDSNEKLMPSKPGSSIGAAIAASLSIPSGAAKTVTFSLAWDCPEVRFSGKTYHSRYTKFYGSNGDAAENIARDAIIEHAKWESQIEAWQRPILEDKRLPEWYPITLFNELYYLNAGGTIWTDGLPPMQSFIALGRRKFSIDCSKLNSKDTINGLHENDTAIQILERMSSVFEQIHTPETANPAFGTSLLQSDEENIGQFLYLEGKEYLMWNTYDVHFYSSYALLMLFPKIELSIQRDFAAAVMMHDPGLMKIMSDGKRVPRKILGAVPHDMGLNDPWFEINAYNLFNSAKWKDLNSKFVLQVYRDMVATGDKNFAKAVWPSVYMAMAFMDQFDKDGDGMIENEGFPDQTYDAWPVTGVSAYCGGLWLAALQAASAMAHELGDHASANYFLVRYQKAKGVYDTLWNGSYFNYDNSGGSCSASIQADQMAGQWYSRACGLSPIVDEHKVRSALEKVYNFNVLKVKGGSRGAVNGMLPDGRVDMTGMQSREIWPGVTYSVAATMIQEGMVDMAFQTAAGIHEAAWSQQGLG, encoded by the exons ATGGAAAATGATTTGAAAGAAGGAGAAGGTGAAAAAGAATTTCCCTGTGATTCTTCTCTAAACAAG GTTGATCCTGGGAAGCCTGCTTCACTTACTTGGCAAAGGAAGTTgaattataatggaaatatgCCTTCAGAGTTCAATGTTTCATTTAAAGAGTCAATGCATATG ATTTCAATGGGGTTTCGATTATGGCGATATGGCAAAGAAGAAGCCGCAAATGGAAGA ctACCAATATTCGACATGTTCACAAAGAGGTCCGTCACATGTCATCATGGCATTCCTTTAGGTGGAAttgg TGCAGGAAGTATTGGAAGAAGTTACAGAGGGGAGTTTCAAGAGTTCCAGCTATTTCCTTTGACATTTGAAGACAGTCCAGTTTTAGCAAACCAGTTTTCT GTTTTCGTTTCACGGCCCAACGGTGAGAAGTTTTCAACTGTATTATGCTCAAGGAGCCCGGAGGTGCCAAA AGAAGCTAAATCCCCTGGCATTGAATCTTGGGATTGGAATATGAATGCTGAGAAATGTACATACCATGCTTTGTATCCAAGGGCTTGGACAATATATGATG GTACACCTGATCCAGAACTTGAAATTGTTTCACGTCAAGTCTCTCCATTTATTCCCCACAATTACAAGGAAAGCAGTTTCCCTGTATCGGTATTTACCTTCACG CTATCTAATAAAGGAAGAACATCtgcaaatgttaccttgaattttacaTGGGCT AATTCTGTCGGTGGAGACTCTGGAAATTCAGGTCATCACTTCAACTCAAAGATGAT GACAGAAGATGGAGTGCATGGTGTACTTTTACATCACAA AACTGCAAAAGGACACCCTCCTGTTACTTTTGCCATTGCAGCAGAGGAAACCGCTGATGTCCATATCTCGAAATGTCCTTGCTTTGTAATATCCGGTGATTCCCAAGGCATCATCACAGCAGAAGATATGTGGCATGAAATAAAAAAG TATGGATCGTTTGACCACCTAGATAGCAATGAGAAGTTGATGCCTTCGAAACCAGGATCATCTATTGGAGCAGCCATTGCAGCCTCTTTGAGTATCCCTTCTGGTGCTGCAAAGACTGTCACGTTTTCTCTGGCTTGGGACTGCCCAGAAGTGAGATTTAGTGGAAAAACTTACCACAG CCGCTACACAAAATTTTATGGTTCTAATGGAGATGCGGCAGAAAACATTGCACGCGATGCCATCATTG AACATGCCAAGTGGGAATCCCAGATAGAAGCATGGCAAAGGCCAATTCTAGAAGACAAAAGACTTCCTGAATG GTATCCAATCACTCTCTTCAATGAGCTCTATTATCTCAACGCAGGGGGGACAATTTGGACAG ATGGATTGCCTCCAATGCAAAGTTTCATAGCCCTTGGCAGGAGAAAATTTTCCATTGATTGTtctaaattaaattcaaaagatACCATTAACGGTTTACATGAAAATGACACCGCTATACAAATTCTCGAAAGGATGAGTTCTGTATTTGAGCAAATACATACTCCAGAAACAGCAAATCCTGCTTTTGGCACCAGTTTGCTCCAAAGTGATGAAGAAAATATTGGACAGTTTCTTTATCTTGAAGGAAAAGAATACCTTATGTGGAACACTTACGATGTTCATTTTTACTCCTCCTATGCATTGCTCATGCTATTCCCGAAAATCGAACTCAGCATCCAAAGAGACTTTGCAGCAGCAGTGATGATGCATGATCCTGGCCTGATGAAAATCATGAGTGATGGAAAACGTGTTCCACGAAAGATTCTTGGTGCTGTTCCTCATGATATGGGACTAAATGATCCTTGGTTTGAAATAAATGCTTATAACCTATTTAATTCAGCTAAATGGAAAGATTTGAATTCCAAGTTTGTTCTTCAAGTTTACAGGGATATGGTTGCTACTGGTGATAAGAATTTTGCCAAAGCTGTTTGGCCCTCAGTTTATATGGCAATGGCTTTTATGGATCAATTTGATAAGGACGGAGATGGGATGATCGAAAATGAAGGCTTTCCGGACCAGACTTATGATGCATGGCCTGTTACTGGTGTGAGTGCATATTGTGGTGGCCTTTGGTTAGCAGCCCTCCAAGCTGCTTCAGCAATGGCACATGAACTCGGTGATCATGCATCTGCAAATTACTTTTTGGTTAGATATCAAAAGGCAAAAGGTGTATATGACACATTATGGAATGGTTCATACTTCAATTATGACAATAGTGGTGGTAGCTGCAGTGCATCTATTCAAGCTGATCAAATGGCAGGACAATG GTACAGCAGAGCATGTGGTCTGTCTCCAATTGTGGATGAACACAAAGTGAGGAGTGCACTTGAGAAAGTCTACAATTTCAATGTCTTGAAGGTTAAGGGTGGTTCACGTGGAGCAGTGAACGGGATGCTGCCGGATGGAAGAGTTGACATGACTGGAATGCAATCGAGAGAAATTTGGCCTGGTGTAACATATTCTGTTGCTGCTACAATGATTCAAGAGGGAATGGTGGACATGGCATTTCAAACTGCAGCTGGTATTCATGAAGCAGCCTGGTCTCAACAAGGTCTTGGGTAA